CACCTTTCTGATCACAATCACATAAAATTATAACCCCAAAATCAGCCACAAGCAGCCATCTCCATTTCCCCATCAAATCCAAACAGAAGCAGGAAATCCCTCCAAAAATGAATCTCAAGGAGAAACCCATCAACAACAGCAGCAAAGTTTCGAACTTTTGACCAGATCAGGAGCTGGTTTCTTCTTGATTTGCCACAATCCAACAAAAAACTAAGTATCtgaattaataagaaaaatgtGTTGAGAACTTCTTACCACGTATGGCTCGAGCGTGTCAAATCCCAGAACTAAATCAGCTAATTGCCCTGCGAAAGGATTAAATCGTCAGAAAATCCCcaaaaagaagggaaagagAAAGAGGGATTGATTGATCGGAAAATGGAGATCACCATCTTTGCCAGGAACAGTGAGGGAAGTGATGGTGCAGCCGAGGTTAGTGATCTTGACATGCATGGAGCCATTGCTGAGCTCGAACAGTTGCGGTTCTTTGGTCTGATCCGCCATTGCCATAGCTCAAGCCCTCAGAAGAacgacacagagagagagagagagagagaagggatgAACTGATTTGGATATATGGAGAGGGTTGACAACGATGGCATCGGATTCTGTGTCACACTTGATGTTGTTGCTGTTGTGGACGATGATGCTggaaaaacatttttttttaatatttttttcctttaaataaTTACCAGAGATAAATCCGTACAAACCCGCACTGCATGCGCAATCattcgaaaaaaaatagtttataGATAATTTCAACATCCTTCCTTTTTCTGCGATTTATTACTTCCTTAAACGAAACACAAGGAAATAAGAAACCACGACCATTGATTGCTACAAGTTTTATCGTTTGTTCCTATCCACGGTAGCATGTTATGTTATCGTATACAGCTAGTAAGACGTTATTGCATTTAATTACACGGATATGAtgttaactttaactttacgTTCTCGTATCTACTGTGAATTAGTATggtttcttttcatttttaaatactTTCTTTAACGTGAAGTATTTATTAAGTATTTTtcaaggaaaaaatatatatatttatttatcaattagatttttggtttattaATGTTCATGtccttttaattaaaaatatatatatacatatattggTTCGCCcaaaagaaattatgaaaaagaattaacgtaaattgatttaaatgattctatatttatttttcttttaagtaaAGATTTAGGATTTGAATcttataaataagaaaagttCACGCTAAAAAAACTTTATCCACTTGTAGATCGACTATTTCGAACTAAATTTATTGGGACCAATTGAATAAGGTTCAGGATAATAGATTCTTTCTCATTTCTCCAAAAACgtttttttaaatggaaatGAAATACAGTAGGAGAGGgagcataaaataaaatatggatAAACTCTTGGAGAAGGCTTATAATTTCTTGATTAATCACTAATCTCCGAGGATTATGGGTCCGGAGTAACCTCCAGACGATCACATAAATCAGCATTGAACAGTCATGTCAATTTTTATGTGGACCGTAGAAGGCCTAGCATCATTGTTTTCTCGTGTTCGGTTCAGAATTGCCACGGATTAATGATAAATCACATCCCGATAGTTATTTGGGAAAATCTTTCATCAAAGTTCATCCATTTACTGTTTAATTCCCTTATTAACACTGTGGGATCTAAATCATTGAATTAATATCACAtaaggaaaatggaaaaatatatatatatatatatataataatttgaacACTAACGctcataattatataaatcaaGCTTTTCCAGCAGAACCAAAGAGCTTCATCTTCTCAACCACAACAGCTTTCATCTTCTCTTTAGCAGAAGCCATCACTTGGACGAGATCCTTCTTTGGTTCGCTAAGGCACTCCATGTACGCTTTCCGAAGCTCGGTGTTCACGTTGAACTTCCTTACGCCCCTCTCTATACAACTCTGTCAGTGGAAGCAGAAGCGGTCTCAGTATTATCTCACACAACGGTCTATTGTTTTTGCAATGCCAACGGTAGAAGTTGAGGTAGAGTACTGAAAACTGGGTTGTAAGTGAGGTACCTTCACAAGGTCTTCGGGCACGCCAGAAGCTCCGTGGAGCACGAGGAACACTCCCTTCTTGGAAGCTAGGGCATGCAGATCCTGCAACCGACGAGCCTTGATCAGTAACTTAcgtattatataaaatatgggATCGAATTAATCAATCCCCCGGGATTATGATGACGATGACTGTTTGGTTCAGGAAAACCGGAAAAAGAGTTTCtgctttcaatttttcattttcttcttttagcAAGACGAGGAAACTAATCAAAGGTTGTGCAAAGTCATAGTTATATAATACGTGTTGCATCGTAAATGTCAGACAAAGTGCAAATagatttttatatatacttgTGGAATGTACTTTACGATTCATGAAACGTTGTATCGCTGGGATCACAATGCCATTTACCTTAAGCAGGTCGAGCCTCAGATTCGGTCCGCTAGGAGGATATTTCCCATGGACGTTTCCGATGCATACTGCCAAAGCATCTATACCAGTCCGATCAATAAAATCTTCGGCCTGCGGATGTATCAGAGGGAAAGATCATTTCCACAAGAttgttgattaattaataatgcaGAAAGAAAACACGATGTTCATCAAGTAGCCACTGACCTGATTAAGGTCAGTCAGCTTTGCCTCGTAGTCTTCCACGGTCAGGTCATCCTCTGTTCCCGATAACCGGCCCAACTCGGCTTCGACCAACATATCTTTCGAGTGAGCCAATTGGGTTATGAATTTTGTGTAGGCAATGTTCTCCTCGAATGAGAGATGCGAACCATCAGCCATCACAGAGTGAAAACCCTGAAAGAAACAAATTTTTTTGAGGGAGAAATTAGATAAAACCTCTCGAGCAGAACGAGGGATAAAAACTACGCGTTATAATAAGTTCGGTCACAAGGGGTAACCAGTACCAAATCAATGGCCTCGACTAGCTCTTGCTTCGAAGCTCCATGATCAAAGTGAACAGTGATCGGCACCTGCCATAGTAAGGTTCTTGTGTTTAGATCATGCAGTGATCGAAATTCTATAATTTGGAAATAATCATCTTCAACTTACACTAGCTTGCTCTGCTGCAGAGATGCAACAagcaactaaaggaacccctCCTTGCTTGAATGCAGCGGGATGAATCTGCAGAAGAAGTGTCGTGAAATCAGACAATCAGTAAAATAGCCATGCTAATGTACGACCGACATTCAATCTTAACTGCATTTCATGATATATAAACATAAGTCCAGctaaatataattaagtaCGTTGGGCGTACCTGTAACATGGCGGGACTCCGCTCTTCCTCAGCAGCAGCAACCACTGCCTCGATTCCTTCCAAGTTATAGACATTGAAGGCTCCGATAGCGTATCCACCCTTTTCCGCATTCTTTTGATATGGTAACGAAATATCAGTACGAGATCATGAAAAAGATATCAAAAGTTTATCATACAGCCGAATTGCTTACGAGAAGCAGCTCTTTCGTTGAGGGACGTCTGTGAGGAAGAGCCCAAGACTTCACCACATCGGCTACTGCTGTATCATTGCCGACATTACCTATGAAAAATTATGTAGCAATCATGAATTTAATGTTGTTCTAAAAGAGGCCTCACAATTGTCATAAACAatgcaaatatatatctatatataaagttacCAGGAAAGACAATGTAGGGAACCCCGGGATGTCTGCTTTCGGGACCTAACTGCCACAACGGAACACCTGCTAGGGCTTGTCCCGCGATTTTGGCGCACTTTGCCTCGAGGGCTTTTGTGGCGAGATCAGATGATGTGATTCCACCCTGAATAAAACAAAGTATTTAAATTGcataatttcgatatttttggGGATAGATTGAGAATAATGGTGAGAACGAGAGACTCGATTCGCAACCAGCTAAAAGGGACGAGAAGTACCTTTGCGAGAATGTAACGAGGTTTTGTTTTGATCCTCCTAACAATCTCGACCAGTGCAGAGCTCACCCGGAAGTTGATGTCTAAGCTCTCAGAAGCATCTGCTCGGACAAAAAACCAAATGCTATTTAACGAGAGTGATGAGAGATTCGGGGTATTTCTCTTGCACTAGAAATACATTTGTTAACTTGCTCTGTTTTATCCGAGGGACAATctgttattctttttttactgAATAAATAGTGGGCAACAGTGATGCCGCAATGTTCGGGCTCTCGTGTTCAACCGCGAACATATCATACGAACTGAACAACCAATGTAAGCACTGGCCCCATCAGTGTAGCATTACAAAAGGCTTAGTATAGTTCACAGAAGCCGGAGATGACCTGGAGGTCTCCAAACTACATGGGAGTGAGCTTGGAGCCACTACGGCATCACCCCTGATGGTGACAATCTGTTATTCTTGCTTTAACTTAACATTTAGAGAAAAGTTCAATTTATGTGACAAGCTTTAATCTTACACTTAGATTTTAGAGATGACAGAAATTGAGAGAACTGAACCAACCTTTTCCAGTGATGAGTTGCCGGCTGGTCATTACTAATGTATCTTTCTGAGCGCTAAGATACGCGTCCACGATTTCCACCGTTCTCTGAATTTCCTCCTCCCTCTCTTCTTTCGATTTCATGGCGATTTTGTCAACCGAAACCTGTTCaacaagaaaaacaaagattACATTATATCGTATGATGGCACAGCATGGTGATCAATTTAAACGGTCACTCTTCACATTTGAATCTATCACCTCAATACACTTTAAGAAGTGTCCGCACTGTGCTTTGAGCTCTTTAACCTGTAACGGGATAGAAAATTAGAGTGGATGCCAACATTTTGGAGGCAAAAGGAAAGATGGTTTCTTCAGAAGTCACTGTGCGCTCACCTGTCTAGTGGTTTTCGGAACATATGAACCAACAACTATTAATCCACCTGCCCTTTCTTTATCTATTCCTAAATCTTTTGGTAAAATTGGAGGAATCGGGATGATTCCAACACGAGCAGAAACAAAGCTAGCAGCTGTCCGGCACAAGAAATGCTTTCCTTTTAGCTCTGCCTGTTACAGTCGAAAAGGAagttaaagaaaaatagagcAAAAGTATCTCCCCAGCAACAAGCTTAATgttgataagaaagaaaattacttTGACCATTCCTGCAGCAAATACTGCCATGTCTCGATCACTAGCAGCATTAACCACACACGTCGAACCCTGTGTGTTCAATAAGGACTACTTGTGAGGAAAATTAAAAGGTGGAAACACATCAAGATTGACAGCAGATAGCGGGACCTGTTACCTTCTTCAGACTGCAAAGACGATCACAAACAGCATCTGGTCCTCCTTTCCTTAACAGTTCGATCGAGATTGACACTACACTGCTTGCAGGAATTCGACCTTTTGTCTTCTCTTCTACCCACTAAAATACATATCCAGAAGTTTGTATTCATTTTGCGATTTGGGTTATGGCAACAAATACCAGTTCTGAAACAATATTAAGAATGAGCACCTCACGGAGATTTGAAGATTTGTAGCCGAATGCTGCGTCTTTAGCAAACTCAGTCTCCCCTGCAGGGACGAGGCTGCATTCACCACGACCCGGCAAATTCTcaaaaatgaacaaataataaatgtacTCTATGACGTATTAAAAGGAGAGCATTATTACCCATCACCATCTGCAACGTAATGAATATCATTGATAGTGTAGCGACCACCTTGGAGGAAAAACGGGCATATGATCCACGCATCCACCTCACCGATTACTGAAACTGCAGCATCAGCTTCCTGCAGCATTACGGCAGGAAGTCAGAACTCAAGTTAAAAATCTTCTAATTGTTCATTTGACTGCATGACAGGATTTTAGATCCTTACCTCAGGAAAATGCCCTCTTAAAGTTGAGTCGCCTCTGAGAACCACAGTGTAGTCGATCTTCTCCACTAGTTTCACTGCTAAGTCTATGTTTCTGCAGATCTCCTCCGTTAGTGCGATGGCCTGTAATTTTGAGTTATCAGAAGCCGTAACTtagtaattaaaaagaatCGAGTAACTTGACCATCTACACTAATTCATAAACGAGCTGAAGAGTTGGTTAACCTTCTCGGTACTCAGTGCCCTGGAGTTGGTCAAAATGAAAAGGCATGTCGGCCTTTTCGTGAACTGGTTCACAAGTGACTCGACCGTCCTGCAAAAGCAATTGACTGATGAAATACGTTTCTTGCATAAGACATGATCTCAACCTACCGACTGAATACTAACCATTCTGTCAAAACTTCAATGTCGTGAACGGTTTGTGTTCCAGTTGGGTCATCGTCCAAAACAACCAAAGTCTTCGAACTATTCTGGTTCAGTTTACGTATATCCTCAGTAGGATCCACAGGCCACTCCAGTGGAAGAGACTTCAAGGTGTCTTCTTTCTTGAGCACGGGAAGCTTTGCCTCGACGTGGACACCCGTGAGCATCTCGTAAACCTAAGTCACATGTATAAAATGCCATCAAGCCCAGTATCGATATGATTAAAACGAATATGTCCCAGAAAGTAGAACCCAAGCATGTTAGATATTATTTGAGCGAGTTATAATGTTATATATAATCTCCCATGACCAGTGGAAAAATTTCTAAATCGTAAATAGAGCATCAACTTTCTGCCCTGTACCTTGACTACGCCAGCATCGTCTTGTCGGCCCCACCCAGCAGCAGATCCTGCTCAAAAGTAGCATCGTAAGGAACTAAGAATAACGACTTCATAAGTTGAAGCTAAATATCTCAGGGACATGAGAAATCATAATAAACACCTAATTTCTATGTCAAAAAGGACTTAgatgaaaagtaaaaaaaaaaaaagatacaagCAAGCAACTAGAGGACATAACCCGCACCTGAGACGAATAATTGATAAGCAACAGTTGCCATGTGAAGAGGAACTTTGTGGGCCGAGCATTCCCGAGCAACAATGCCCTATAGATGATCACGGGCAACTAGTTAGCAAGCTGATGCAGGATTACTTTTACAAGTTATGTCACCTTAGAAATCAAAAGGATAAAAAGAACAGAGAATGGTCTTACAAGATCCTTCACAAAAATATCAAGTGCCGAGTATGGTGTATAATCGTTGTCTAGCATGTGTGGAACCCGGTTCTCAAACATCCTGCACAAATTGTATTAagtacattatatatatcatgtctGATAGAGGATAAGAAGTATATCGCAATATCAAGATGTTAATGCCTCGAATAAGAACCAAATCTTTTACAATAAATTTCCTGGAAAAGAGTATGATCACTAACCATGAATCTCCCCCGCTATTTTTTATGACATCAAACAATACTCTTGTGTTAAGACCTAACCGAGCTCCCAATGCCATTGCTTCAGCAGCTGAAGCAATATGAACTCCCGCAAGCAATTGATTGACCATCTTCACGCCACTGTTTCAAGGGTTAAGTAAGACAGTAAAGATAAGCCCCTTATTGGAAATCAAATCAAGGAATTTAAATGGAGAAGAGGAAACTTAGATGTACCTTCCAGCTCCACAGCCTCCTTTGATTACGTAAAGCTTCTCGCTCATTGCTGCCGATGGAAAACATCAACGAGTCGAATAAATGTAAAGATTCATAACAACAAATAACAAAACGTAATGTATGCATGCTAGTTACGTACCTGATAGAACTGAACCAGTGCTGTGAAGTGCTTCATCAGTACCAGAAGCCATTATCtgatttacaaaataaaaataaaaataaaaagtgagTGACCATATATACCACAATCATACAACTGCAATTTCGGAAGGTTTCAGACCGTGAGTGTTCCCTCTGCGGCCCTCTTTACACCCCCGGACACAGGAGCATCCACCAATTTCAAACCCTTGCCTTCGCCTATAAGATCAGCAGATCATGTATAATTTAGACTATTAAATTGCACACATAAGCTTTCAATTTAGTCATAGATGTCGAAGATGGAACTTTAAGTTAAGATGTTGCTCATGTTGTTTAGCACAAAGAAACTTACTACGATATGATAGGGGTGAAGAAGCACCAAATGACAAAATCAAAGTCATATTTCTATAGGGCAACTCCGAGTTTCGGGTAAACgaagaaaacaagaaaaatattgCAATCAAAGTGAAATTACCTTGCAATCGCCGCTCAAGCTGAGACACGAATGATGGAGAGACAGTGGATGATAGAATTATAGACGCACCAGCAGGAAGTGCTGTAGGGTGACCAAAAGgaaggggaaaaagaagatGAGAAAATGCCAATTCTTCGGTAGTCAACATAATATAATTGTTAAGGGCAGCTACGTACCCGAAACTGCACCAGACTCTCCAAACAGAACACTTTCTGCCTGTGTTTCGTTTGTGACCATGATTACCATTACATCAATACCTGCAAAAGTGGATATTGCATGCAATGTTTTTGAGTTCATCCTCGATGAAATGGACCACATAAAGAAGGAGCCAGCAAACATTGCCTATTTTAAATGTTTCAACTGAGAACGAAAAGGGAGAAGGCGAAGGCTCAGAAACCGAGATTCTCTTACCCTTAGATGCTTCTGCAGGAGTGTGGCCAGTTAAGCCACCTGCCTCCGAGAAACGAGTAAGAGTTGGCTTATATACCTGCAATACCGGAATCATGTCAAACACTGGAAGTCCTGCAAGAGATCTGGTGATCTGAGAACTTTCTAAAGAGTGGTGAaatcttaaaaaaagaatgcCAACTTCCTTGCTTATCAAGAGCTCAGAATAATATTATACAAACTATAACTAGAGGAAGAAATGAGCAATTACATCAAATCCGATGacagtgaaattttttttcagcaAGTTAGTTGCCATCCCAAATCCCATGGCTCCAAGGCCGATAAAACCAATGCGCTTAACAGTGCTAGAATTTGCAATTATTTGCTCCGCCAGTTGTTCGGGATGATATGGCTCCATATTGGCTGCACTCGTAATGTCTACTCCAAATACTTTTTCCCAAATCTGCAGACAAAGTTAATAGAGCTTTTAGCACGGAAGAAAAGAAGTCCTCCAGAGAGCTATGGATCTTGTATCTAAAAATTAGGAAGACAGCACTATGATAACAACCTTGATGACAGGCAAGTCTCCATCAACCTCATCTTGATGTGAGTGCGCTGAAAAGAAGAACTTAAAATAGTGAACAGAGAGAAAGGGGCCGCTCAATAGAAAATATTCGATAAATAGTGTCAAACATTGGTTTCTTGAATTTTCATGCTGAGTTATGGTGAGTACCGAGAACAAGTTGTTGATGAGCAACTGCTAACAGCGGGAGAGGAAAACTGTGTGTTTTGGCAACATCTAGAACTGCCCCCTGAAATCGAAATGTACATAATAATCATCATAAAATTTGACCAGGAAAACGGACAATCTTAGTTCGGATTGTTTTATATCCGCCAAAGCTGATTCACCAAAGCTGATATTACCAGTAAAAGGTAAAGATTTGCAGAGAAATAGACCTACCAAATTCTGAATAACTGGATCGAGAAAGTTGTTTTTTGTGTGCAGACCTCTTAGCAAGTGCGGAACGTGGTTCTTGAAGACCCTGCATGGGACatactttttaattattgaaaaatgaaCGCATGATATAATCCAAGTAAATTGTAAAGCTGAAACGAACCAAATGTATCAGAATAGGAAAAGAGTTATTTCTGATTACTAACTCATTTCCATTTCATTCAAAAAGATTATTCTCACCATGAATTCCCAGCAGCATTAGAGATGATGTCGTATATTATCCAAGGATGAACGCTGGCTTTACAACCCATGGAAATGGCCTCCACCGAAGCTACCAGATGTATCGCTTCAAGCAACTCGTTCACTAATTTGGTTTTACTgcagtttatatttttaataaatcatCTTCGATGAACTCGGATAGTAATTCTACAAactaatagaaaaaaaaaaaaaggctggCGGACTATTGTTATGGGAAAATCAAACCTGGCAGCCCCGATTtcttcataaaaaataaatagctTATCGGAAATTGCTGCGtgtaaaaacaaaagaattccTCTGTAAGCAcctttgaaaagaaattagaaaTATGTCATTATAATAGACGAGTTTCTTAATAGCAACCAGAAAGAATAGGCCGTGCGCTGGATACTGCATCTGACTTTCCCGAGCAAGTTATCTGAATTGGCAGCACAGAGAGCAAGGGAAAGAAGACGATATCAGAAAAGGCTCTTACGAGTCCACTGATTACAAAATAGATGAGACTAAAACAGAAAGAAATGTACCAAAAGTTTTCCGCCATCTGATGCTCCCTTAAACACATAAGCGTCTACCACACGCGCAACTTTACATTCATCTGCACGACAACATACTGGCAAATCATCAGAACAAATTCAACatcattgagagaaaatacacatacatacatacatacatacatatatatacatatatatatatatatcctatgCTCTTCTACGAAAGGAGGCGAATAAGTATTGCCTGTAAGACGCTTCTCGAGCTTCTCAATGTGAGAGGGTAAGACAGTTGAGTGCAGAATAACAACAGCATCTTCCTGCAGTCCTGAATTCGAAATGCACAAAGCAACAGTTGAGATTGACACAGTCTTAACTCTGGCCCGGCATTGAACTCTCAAGAATATCTAGGATACCTTTACAAGCACCCTCAGGTCCGAAGAACAAATCATTAATTTGATCAGGATGAGATATCAACACAATCAAAGCTACAGCCCCTGCATACCACACAA
Above is a window of Punica granatum isolate Tunisia-2019 chromosome 7, ASM765513v2, whole genome shotgun sequence DNA encoding:
- the LOC116213874 gene encoding uncharacterized protein LOC116213874 — protein: MGSEEAVVGFVGLDAVSLEMASSLLCSGFKVQAFEIDGPLMDGFQKNGDRCSSPTEAAKGAVALIVLISHPDQINDLFFGPEGACKGLQEDAVVILHSTVLPSHIEKLEKRLTDECKVARVVDAYVFKGASDGGKLLITCSGKSDAVSSARPILSAISDKLFIFYEEIGAASKTKLVNELLEAIHLVASVEAISMGCKASVHPWIIYDIISNAAGNSWVFKNHVPHLLRGLHTKNNFLDPVIQNLGAVLDVAKTHSFPLPLLAVAHQQLVLAHSHQDEVDGDLPVIKIWEKVFGVDITSAANMEPYHPEQLAEQIIANSSTVKRIGFIGLGAMGFGMATNLLKKNFTVIGFDVYKPTLTRFSEAGGLTGHTPAEASKGIDVMVIMVTNETQAESVLFGESGAVSALPAGASIILSSTVSPSFVSQLERRLQGEGKGLKLVDAPVSGGVKRAAEGTLTIMASGTDEALHSTGSVLSAMSEKLYVIKGGCGAGSGVKMVNQLLAGVHIASAAEAMALGARLGLNTRVLFDVIKNSGGDSWMFENRVPHMLDNDYTPYSALDIFVKDLGIVARECSAHKVPLHMATVAYQLFVSGSAAGWGRQDDAGVVKVYEMLTGVHVEAKLPVLKKEDTLKSLPLEWPVDPTEDIRKLNQNSSKTLVVLDDDPTGTQTVHDIEVLTEWTVESLVNQFTKRPTCLFILTNSRALSTEKAIALTEEICRNIDLAVKLVEKIDYTVVLRGDSTLRGHFPEEADAAVSVIGEVDAWIICPFFLQGGRYTINDIHYVADGDGLVPAGETEFAKDAAFGYKSSNLREWVEEKTKGRIPASSVVSISIELLRKGGPDAVCDRLCSLKKGSTCVVNAASDRDMAVFAAGMVKAELKGKHFLCRTAASFVSARVGIIPIPPILPKDLGIDKERAGGLIVVGSYVPKTTRQVKELKAQCGHFLKCIEVSVDKIAMKSKEEREEEIQRTVEIVDAYLSAQKDTLVMTSRQLITGKDASESLDINFRVSSALVEIVRRIKTKPRYILAKGGITSSDLATKALEAKCAKIAGQALAGVPLWQLGPESRHPGVPYIVFPGNVGNDTAVADVVKSWALPHRRPSTKELLLNAEKGGYAIGAFNVYNLEGIEAVVAAAEEERSPAMLQIHPAAFKQGGVPLVACCISAAEQASVPITVHFDHGASKQELVEAIDLGFHSVMADGSHLSFEENIAYTKFITQLAHSKDMLVEAELGRLSGTEDDLTVEDYEAKLTDLNQAEDFIDRTGIDALAVCIGNVHGKYPPSGPNLRLDLLKDLHALASKKGVFLVLHGASGVPEDLVKSCIERGVRKFNVNTELRKAYMECLSEPKKDLVQVMASAKEKMKAVVVEKMKLFGSAGKA